AGTCTAGCGTTTAGAACATCAGAACCAGACAGTACACCAGATGCAGAAGCGGCTCCTTCAATAGCCATAGCCTTCTTCGACATCGTTTTACTGAAATATCTAGGCATAGTATCAATGGATGCACGCAAAAGAGGAAGTATACTTTCATGTTTCTCTAAGCCAGCGATGTGCTTGACGTAGTCTAGCTGACCAGAGACATGTCTTGAAGGAGGTTCTTTGTCCAACAAGCTAAGCAAAGGTCGGACTTGTTCTGGCTGAGTAGCAGGAAACCCATTGGAGACACTCTCAGCAAGTTTCTGAAGCTTGTCTGTTGATGTTCTGTTGGAAGAGATAGAGATCCTATGATGTTGTTTAACATCTTCTGTTGCATCTAGTGCAGCACCGCTTAGTCTAGGCCTATCACCATCTGGTTGATAGACATCTGATCTTTGAGAATTTGAAGGCTCTTCACCACCTACATGCCTAGTTTTCAAGACGTCAGGATTATCAATCACACTGAGTAAAGTCTCATGCTGATCAAGCTGACCAGAGCGTCCTTCAGAAGCTAGTAGAGTTGCCTCGTTTAAGCTATAGAGAGTGTTGATCAGCCTGAGAAGAATGCCATTCTTTGCAGCTATACGACAGAAATCATTTCTTGGAGTGGATCTTTTGAGTTTAAAGACCTGCCACATCCCATCAATAGCTAAGTGAACCATCTCCCTGGACACAAAAAAAAAAAAAAAAAAATCAAATCAATAGAGACTAGTAGCACACAAAGAGCTAAAAGGACTAGAACTGTTCTTTTATTTTTTTTTGAAAAAATATTGACTAGAACTTTTCTGAATCAAGAAAATCGTCAGCTATTAAAAAATGCATCAGCTGTGTTCAAAGAAGAAACACATCGCATAAAGACAGGTTCAAGGACAAAAACAGATGCTGTCTCACATTAACTTCAGCACTAAATAGATTTAAAGTAGTCCAGACACTGTAAGAAGACAGTTCACTGTACCTACCTGTATTTGGCATAGTCTGCTTCAAGGAACCCCACCAAAACTGGTATTCCACGGCAAGCTATGAACATTTGCAATGTCAAGGAGCTGTAAAGAAGCTAACAAATCAACTCTATGTCTTACAAGAAAAAATAATAATATTAGAAGCAAAAGTAATATATATATTTGATGGACTTGTAACCTTGACTGACAAAGCTGCTGCAAGAAGTAGGCTGCTTCCTTACGTATTTCTCTAGACCGATCCCTCTCAGGACCAGCAAAACTCATTACCAGAGGTATCTGCCAAAGAAAACAAAGTTGACTATTTAAGATTGTCATGAAAACTCAAAAGTGATAGTGTGAGCTGTTGACATGTTTGACATTTAAGACACAAGCCTTTATAGGAACAAACTTGTCACATTCACCACAGTATACCAAACTACGGATAATGATTCACCAAGTAAGACTTACGAGACCAACAAGACAAGCATTCTCCTGGAAGTCAATGTTGTCTTTTATAATTTCGTTTATGAGTTGCAGCACGGCACATGTTACCTGAAAACACAATAAAAATATTCACAAAGCATAAGCTAGACCGTAGCATTCACATTGAACTGATAACTACTGATGATGAAGGAGACAAACAAACATACACGGGATTTAGGACTATCGAGAAGATCCATTACAGGAAGGAAACCATGCTGTGTCACAAACACTACTTTCTGCTCAGGTCTGTGACGGAACATGGCAACTAGTTTCTGACAAGAAGTTACTATTGCATCTTCTGTTTCACTTGGCCGTAAGAAGCTCACCAATCTGCTAAACTCAACTGCCTATAATAACTTAAGAAAATTAATACTAAGTTGAGAGTCACTCAAGTAGCATCAGCATAATATCTGGAATTTTTAACAAAATCAAACCAAAATCTAACAGAAATCAAAAACTTCGGTAGGATTTTCAAAAACCAAACTAACCGAATACTGAACTGAACTGAACTTTATTTCGGGTTAATTCGGTAAGATTTATGTCGAACCGAACTAGCTGAAAATCGAACTACCCGAACCTGCAGGCCTAAGCATCAGCAGGATATAAAGTTGAAGAATACCTGTAGAGGAAGCAGATTATCAGGAGAGGCTTTTTCATCAAATACCTAAAAAACAGGATATGAAAACATGTTAAAACAATAAACTACTTGAGATATCAAAACCTGCATACTTGAGAGACAGAGAGCATACCAAGCCATCAATGTCAATAACATCATCTTTCAAAACACCAATCATTAACCGGAAAAGATCACCACCATCATTTGAGTGCCCAGTTTCACCTTCCATTTGCTTCTGAGCAATTCTAGCCCTCAGCTTTGTTGCCAGATCATTTTTCCCACCATCTGCAACAGGAGAGTCACCCTGGTTGGCGTTTGAGGCAGGCGTTGATGCTGAGGCCTCATTTAGTTTTCCCTCAGGAACTTTATTCAGTGGATGGAATAAATCATGCAAACAAGCGTCCCCGGGAGGATCACTGAATCTAGTCAATTCATTCCCACCATAACTAGATGGAGTCTTCACAGCCTTGATAGTTATAACAAACATAACAGATGTAATCAGTGTGCAAGTCTTCTACTCGGTATAAAGCAGCAATCAACAACATAACTAACTAAGAAGGGAAGGTATTGAGATAAGATCTTGTAAAGAACAAGACCAAGGCCCAACAACAGATATATCTCACAGTTGAAGCATCTAAGCATGGAAGAGTGGAACATGCCAACGTTCAAAAAAATCGCTAGAGTGACCACCACAGTATCCAATGTTCAAGCAACTTATCAACACACAATCAAATCATACTCTAGAGTGGCCATAGTATCCAACGTTCAAGAAATCGCTAGACGTTTTTTATAGAGAATTATTGATTAGGCGGCACCTAGACCGATTTTTTTGAAAGCTTACACCAATTTAAAAAAAAAAAACTTGCAAGAAAAATCGATTGTAGGCCCAATTTTCCGCCTAGAACGATTTTTAGAACACTGATAGTATCTAACAAAGTGCCAAGACAAGAATGATGCAACAACACAACTAACCTTTCGAAGCCCACGATCTTCACCTTTTGGGCCAAAACTATGTGATTTCTGCTGCACCGGGATGGAACATTCTTTTCCAACTTGCTTTGTTGCTGAAGCATTTCTTCTACCTTCAGAAGCTTCCGTTTCAAGATTTCCATCATGTTCAGATTTTCCATCTTGAGATGTCCCCTTTGCATCTGAAGAAACACTGCAAGTACTGGACTGAAGAGAAGACTTATTATCATGAATAGACAACGTAGGAACTTGATCTGACATGATATCGTCTTCTGAATCTGCTCTTTCTTCACCAATATCACTGGCTGAAGACTGATCTTTCTCAGACCTAAAACTCGCCACGCCTACCGCAGGTAGTTTGCTTCTCGAGTTCTGGACAAACAAAACGTCCTGGATAAGTAGCTATAATGCTATATTGCTCATCATTGATGGTACAATAGAGGTTAGCAATTTTACAGTTTTTGAAATCCCCACTTTCTCTGCTGAAATGCTCTCAGCTACATCTTGACTACCTTCACCATCCTTCTCTGAACTTGAATCGGCTCCCTTCATATATCTGCAGAGAATGAAGTACACAAGGATCATCATTACAAACACATGTGCTAAGCCCTGTGATGAGATAGTTAATAAATTTTGAAATATTCTTCCAAAAGTTAAAAGTAAACACACACAAGTTCTCACCTGATGGTTCCACTATGCCGAAGTGATGACTGCAATGCTCGTCTAGAGTTCCGTATCCAAGGGTGAGAGAGCAGTGTCTTCGCATCAGGCCTCTGCCTAGAATCCTGTAATATGCAAAATACAAATCAGATGTGAATACTGGATGTTAAATAAATCTACGTGCCAAAGGTTCTTCTGGTACAGTGGTAAGTAGAATGATTAAACAATATTGCAGCAAACTATACCTTCTTGAAGCATTGTCTTAGGAAGTCTGTAATATCTGGAGAGAGACTATCAGGAATAGGAGGGCTATCATCCTAAAACCGAAACCAGAAAAGACCTTAGTTTGAAATCAAAGGCTAACAGCATTATCATTTTCTTCACCATTAACTAGATAAAACAAACTTGTAACTTGTAAGATGTTGAAAAGACCTGAACAATACGGAAGAGAGCAGGCATGGGTTGCAGATCATAGTAAGGAGGTACACATGTCAAAAGTTCAATAACAGTGCATCCAACACTCCATATGTCAGAAGCAGCACAAACCCCTGACATTTCAATAACCTTCAACCAAAATTTGGGTCTCCATCAGTACACAAATAATCAGTTACAATTATATATAACTTCATGCAAGATAGATGTGTATTATCAAAGGTATACCTCAGGCGCCATCCAGTAAGGAGTTCCAACCACTGAATGAGTGTTAACATCAGCCTCGTTTAGTTTAGTAGCAACTCCAAAGTCAGCAAGCTTGACAAGTCCCTGAAGTATGAGATTTTTCAAGTGTCAAAGAAAGAACAGCCTAGAAGAATCTTGTGCATCCCATAATACAATCCACAAGGGTAGAGAAAAAAAAACACCTCTTTTGTTGTCAAAATATTTGCACCCTTGATATCACGGTGTATGACACCTTGCTCATGCAGATATACTAAACCTTCCAAGACCTGTAATTCACTAGTTAGTACACAAACTTAACTAGAGAAAAACATATATAGGTACGGACCTGGGCAATGTAAACAGTGACCAAAGATTCTGGGAAAGGTCCAAATTTATTTGGTTTGATAATGTTTGCAAGAGAGCCATTCTCCACATACCTGCAAACACATATTTGATTGGACTTGAACTTTGCGTGGAAAACCAAAAAAAAAAACACAAAATTAGTAGTAGTACTTACTCAAGGATAATGTGAAGGTGTGTCTTTGTCTTCAAGGAGCCAAGATACTTGACAATGTTTTTATGGTTTAGGTTCTGCATTACAAAACCTTATGTTAGAAGGACATAGAGAGACACTACAGAGCAGTAACCATTAATGAGAAGATGCCAAAGCAGCTGAGAAGGTGATTAATTATCTCAAATTTGTATAACAATTTTGTCTAGAATAATGGGTCAAGCTCTACATGCATTGCATTTCCATAGGATAAAGAGTATGTAATGGAAACTACCTTTAACAAATCGATTTCTTGCTGGAGAACACAATCATCCCAACAGCCAAGAACCATCAAAATGTAAAAAAAAAAAAAAAAAAAAACAGGAAAGGAGATGAGAGACCGAACACATTAGTCCACAAAGGACAGAACTAAATAAAGAAACCAAACCATGATGGTGTTAAGATCCTCTTGAACAATATTCTCCAAGGAGACTTGTTTAATGGCGACAAAGTCACCATTCTCCAGGTCTAATCCTATGTAAACTCGACCATAAGCTCCTTTACCAATCTCATCCCCAAGCATCTGCCAATCAAAAATGTCAAAAAAAAAAAAACAAAAGTTTCCTCCTTTGCCTCAGAATCAGAAGAAGAAAAGAAGGAAGCGTTTACATATTTGTTGTCGAGAGTCTTTGATTTGTGGAACTGAGATGACGTCATTTGTCGCGCCATCTCTTCTTCTCCTTCCTTCCTCCTTCGTCAAAACGAACAATTGCTAACGAATCCGATCCATTTTACGAGGGAAACAAATCACAACAAGAACAATTACAATTAGCCAATTAGGGTTTTAATTACAGAAATTCGAGAGATTGATTATAGGATTCTTGAAGTTTAATTATTAAAATTGTTTTACCAAATTTAAAACAAAAATTAAAATCATAAATTAAAGAAAAGACAACTAAGATTTTTGGTTCGGACATTGTGACCGAACTGGATTAACAGAGAGACAGTTATGTCGTCGATTCCCTCACCCGCTACTTTCTTCGTTTGTTATTAGGCCCCTAATCTTTTTATCTCGCTACGATTTCACCCCTTTATTTACAAAACTATCAATTTAACCCTTTTACTATTAAAAATTTGCCACAAACTTTTTTTTAATTTAAATATCCTAACAAAAAATGTGGCTGAGGAAGGACCAACCGAAAAGGATAAATCTTCTTCAACATTCATCTTCTTCTCTGTTTTCCTCAAAGCTCCCTCCTTTCAATGGCGACTCTAAGCTTCAACACCACTCGTATGCGAACACCTTCACTTCCAAGAATCTCTAGACCATCTTCTTTCACTAAACCCATCAAAACCCATCTCTCCTCCTCCTCCCAAACCTTATCCAAACGCCGCCGTTTCGTCTCTCGATCCTTACCTGAGACAAAAGAAGAGACCCTCATCATCAAACAGGAGGAAGAAACCGAAGACGATGATCCAACCTCAGAGCTGAGCTATCTGGATCCGGAAACCGATGCAGAGAGCATAAAAGAGTGGGAGCTGGACTTCTGCTCAAGGCCGATTCTTGATTCCAGGGGGAAGAAGATATGGGAGCTTGTGGTTTGCGATGCTTCGCTCTCGCTTCAAGTCACAAAGTACTTCCCCAACAACGTCATCAACAGTATTACGCTCAAAGACGCTATTGTTTCCATTACGCAAGACTTGGGTGTTCCTCTTCCTGAAAAGATTCGCTTCTTCAGGTAGTAAACAAAGACAAAACTCATAAAGGAGATCTTTTTCAATGATCTTATTGTTGAAGTTTGTGTTTTTTTTTTATGGCAGGTCACAGATGCAAACCATTATCACAAAAGCTTGCAAAGAGCTTTCTATAAAGGAAGTGCCTAGTAAACGGGTATGAGCACTCTTCCTTGTGTTTACCTGTTGTGTTTACCTGCAGGCTGGTCATGAGCATAG
The DNA window shown above is from Brassica oleracea var. oleracea cultivar TO1000 chromosome C3, BOL, whole genome shotgun sequence and carries:
- the LOC106334616 gene encoding MAP3K epsilon protein kinase 1, with protein sequence MARQMTSSQFHKSKTLDNKYMLGDEIGKGAYGRVYIGLDLENGDFVAIKQVSLENIVQEDLNTIMQEIDLLKNLNHKNIVKYLGSLKTKTHLHIILEYVENGSLANIIKPNKFGPFPESLVTVYIAQVLEGLVYLHEQGVIHRDIKGANILTTKEGLVKLADFGVATKLNEADVNTHSVVGTPYWMAPEVIEMSGVCAASDIWSVGCTVIELLTCVPPYYDLQPMPALFRIVQDDSPPIPDSLSPDITDFLRQCFKKDSRQRPDAKTLLSHPWIRNSRRALQSSLRHSGTIRYMKGADSSSEKDGEGSQDVAESISAEKVGISKTNSRSKLPAVGVASFRSEKDQSSASDIGEERADSEDDIMSDQVPTLSIHDNKSSLQSSTCSVSSDAKGTSQDGKSEHDGNLETEASEGRRNASATKQVGKECSIPVQQKSHSFGPKGEDRGLRKAVKTPSSYGGNELTRFSDPPGDACLHDLFHPLNKVPEGKLNEASASTPASNANQGDSPVADGGKNDLATKLRARIAQKQMEGETGHSNDGGDLFRLMIGVLKDDVIDIDGLVFDEKASPDNLLPLQAVEFSRLVSFLRPSETEDAIVTSCQKLVAMFRHRPEQKVVFVTQHGFLPVMDLLDSPKSRVTCAVLQLINEIIKDNIDFQENACLVGLIPLVMSFAGPERDRSREIRKEAAYFLQQLCQSSSLTLQMFIACRGIPVLVGFLEADYAKYREMVHLAIDGMWQVFKLKRSTPRNDFCRIAAKNGILLRLINTLYSLNEATLLASEGRSGQLDQHETLLSVIDNPDVLKTRHVGGEEPSNSQRSDVYQPDGDRPRLSGAALDATEDVKQHHRISISSNRTSTDKLQKLAESVSNGFPATQPEQVRPLLSLLDKEPPSRHVSGQLDYVKHIAGLEKHESILPLLRASIDTMPRYFSKTMSKKAMAIEGAASASGVLSGSDVLNARLGSDTSSGLLSHMVTTLSAEVASQYLEKVADLLLEFARADTTVKSYMCSQSLLSRLFQMFNRVEPPILLKILKCTNHLSTDPNCLESLQRADAIKHLIPNLEVKEGNLVDQIHHEVLSALFNLCKINKRRQEQAAENGIIPHLMLFVMSDSPLKQYALPLLCDMAHASRNSREQLRAHGGLDVYLSLLDDEYWSVIALDSIAVCLAQDNDNRKVEQALLKDDAIYTLVNFFQSCPERHFVHILEPFLKIITKSSRINTTLAVNGLTPLLIARLDHQDAIARLNLLKLIKAVYEHHPRPKQLIVENDLPQRLQNLIEERREGQHLGGQVLVKQMATSLLKALHINTVL